aatgaGACTGTTGCTTTAAACGAGATCTCATTGTTTTTGTTAAATCTATACAAATCCTAATACGTGaacaacaaaaaatacaaataaaactcctaatcctaattatttttaaaagccTGACTTATCCTGGAAATTTTCAATTGTAACGAATAGTTCCACTCTGTTAATAGTCCATGTGTAAATATttacaaaccaaaacaaaatactGATGTCAAAACTATAGTTAAGAGTATTTTTTTCATGACTAGTTTTACCAATAGTGTAGATTATGTAGAAACTCCATTAAGTACTATAAAATAACATGTTATATAAATTAGACAAGAAACatgatataataaaaatatatttaaaaaaataataataacattttattttatttttaaatagtaaacGAAAAACATATGAGGCTATGATAATTCTGACTCGTCTCCAACAAATACCTTCACTTCActacaaacttaaaaaaaaaaacctattaTTTTTCCTTAaagccaaaaatatatataaggaaTCATAAAGCATCTAGCTTTGCATctcttcaataaacttcacaccaaacttaaaaagaaataaaataattgttggCTAGTCTCCAACAAATACTCACGTCCAAATCAGGCTCATGCGAGTTTTCATAGAAGCCACACGTTAATACGAAGAAATGAAAAATGTGTTTACACCTACCTAACCTATCCCAAAATGCTGGACTTTAGCTACCCAAGAATCAAGAATCCTCTGTTTTTAACTTATAGTCCTATCCGTTTTCTTCTCCGGTTCGATCTCTTGCGTTGTACGTAAACCTTCAGTGATGCTAGAGGAGCCTGATGGGTTCTGACCGTTGTCACTAGTGGTCAAACCGCTACATTCACTGCTACCAAATGTCTGGCTTTCAAGTGCCATTTTCTTGAATTTCTTCAAGTCTTCTTTATATTGCGTTGAGCTATAATCCGAGCTCCCATCTAAGCTGTAAATAGTGCTGTGACCTGGGGTGACTCCTTCAGTTAGGTCATCTAGAGATAGGTTTCCTTCAAATGCTCGAACTATCTGCAATGATCCGAAGTTTCAGAGGACTGATATGAGGTTAAGTGTTACAAAGAGGTTTCAACTTAATAGTACCTGGCTCATCTTTGGGCGGCGTTTTGCTGAATGACGGACACTAGCAGCAGCGCAAGCAACCACTCTCGTCATTTCACTGATATCAAAGTTACCCTCTAGCCGCGGGTCAACAAGACCGTCGAAGTTGCTATCGTTTAGAGCTTGTATCATCAGAGGTTTGGCCTACAACATTAGTTGAGTTTAGAAAGCTTATTCAAAAGTTGATGCTAAGGGACACAAGAGATAACTAACCCAATCAACGATGCTATCATCATCAACAAAAGGCTGTGACTTATCAACAGGTCTGCGTCCGGTTATGAGTTCAAGAAGCACCACTCCGAATGAGAACACATCTGATTTATCAGTGAGTTTACCAGAAGAAGCATACTCAGGAGCCAAGTAACTGCATCCAGACAATATCACAAGACAGTAGATTGTTAGCTGTTTATGGTCTGAGTGGTTGCATATATGGTTAGAACGTTACATACCCAAATGTTCCCATAATCCGAGTTGACACATGAGTATCAGTGTCTAAGGAAGACCTGGCTAGTCCAAAATCTGCTAACTGATGAATCAATCATATCACAACATCATTAGTAGTGAAGCagaaataaaatgtttgtaGTCTTTTACAAGTTATACAAATACCTTTGCCTCATAGCTATCGTCAATAAGAATATTAGCAGCCTTGACATCTCGGTGTATTGTTTTAGGATTACCTAAATCAAACAAGACAAAAAACGATCTATGAAAACAAATGTTTCTTACAAAAACACAAAGACAAGAACATAACTTACAATCTTCATGTAAGTATGACAATCCTTTAGCTGCACCCAAAGCAATCTTCATCCTCTTCCCCCATTCCATTACTGGTCTCCCTTTCTCTGCAAATACTTTTACCAGAATCAGAGCCTATCATCCGATAGCCAAATGAAACATTAGCCTAAAGCCTCCATAATTTTaagagttaatatatatataaacataaaacttccaatacaaatttttattaatatttttactaaattgtCTATAGTCTCTAAAATCTTATGACCGGCTCTAACCACGAACCACATTTAAACGACCACACAAACCATTTATCAAACCCAAGGAAGTCTTACTCACCGTGTAAATGGAACTCGAGAGTTTTGTTAGGAACAAACTCATAAACAAGCAACCTTTGAGATCCCGTTATGCAATAACCAAGAAGTGAAACAAGATGCCTGTGATGAACTCTACTAATGGTCTGTATCTCCGCTTGAAACTCGCGCTCTCCTTGCCCACTTCCAGCTTTAAGCTGCTTGATGGCAACCTCTGTTCCGTCCGTAAGAACTCCTTTATGAACATAACCAAACCCGCCTTGTCCAATGAGGTTGGTGCTGGAGAAGTTATCTGTTGCCTTAGCCAAATCTTGATACGTGAACACATTGTCTGAGCTAGTGGTACTTTGATTCCATTGCTGAAGATTGTTTCTATtatctacaaaaaaatgtttgaagTAATCAAATTTCACATAAACcaatcaagaatcaagaatcaagaatcaagaatcTAGAATCAGgaatcaagaatcaagaatcaagagtcaagaaacaaacaagaatcaagaatcaagaatcaagaatcaagaatcaagaatcaagaatcaagaaacaAGAATCAACATTCAACATTCAAGAATCAACATTCAagaatcaagaatcaagaatcaacattcaagaatcaagaaacaAGAATCAACATTCCAGAAGCAAGAATCAAGAAACAAGAATCAAGAAAACAGAACACAACTAGTTACTGTCTGATTTTCAGAATCAGTCATAGCAAATAAATACAAAGGAGTTGAATATTAAATACtacttattaaattttatttcaaaataaagagAGAAACCCTAGATTTCCGGGAGTTATGTAGAAAGAGTTACCTAGTTTTGGATCAGACAAGGAAGGTAATGGAGAGTCTCCATTAATGGCAGCTTCAgcatctcttcttctctgcaacttcctcttttttcttttgtagaaACAGACGAAGACGCAAACTCCGATCAGAACAAACGTTGCTCCGAGAACTGCTCCGGTGATCAGTCCAGCTAGTACTCCTGGCGCTAAGCCTCTGTCGCTTGCACGCGCCGCGGGAAAGGGAGGGGTTGAAGAAGGTTCGATGGGAGAAGGTGGAGAGGGAGATGAAGTTGTAGTGTTTGCTGGTTGGGTGAAGGGAAACACAGGGTCCGGTGGATTAGCGGCGGAGGGGATAGTGTTGTTCGACGACATCAGATAAGATTATGATGATTGGTTTTGTTACATTGGCGGAAGTGAGAaatgaggaggaagaagaaagaagagtcATGTGGTAGGTCCCCCACTTGAGAGTTAATTCTTCTGGCAGTGTCTCTAAttctttctgttttatttttctccCTAGCAAAatgtgtagttttttttttaaatatatatatatattttttttctttattccaATAAAACATTACCTTTTAATCcctaaaattaaaactttaaatgTATATAAGTTATAAGTTGCACAAAAATGTATATAAgttataaaatcttttaaattgttaaagctaAACTAtcataattttctaaataataaataCTGGTGAGTTTTTCTAccatttttcttttatgtatCTTCTATAACAGAGTAATAATGGTGTTTTCTAAAATACAAATGAACGtatatttgtattatttatatatttacagaCGAAACTATTAATAgaaggaaaatatataatttttataaacgcaaaaatataatattaatctaTTATATAGCAGTgcattaataaaaacttatttagAATTATTTTTGAAGTATGAATGCCATGCAACGAACTTATTAACAAGGCAGTGAACTTAATTAACGCTATATTATTAACTACTCAAGGGGCATTGAGAAATTTCTGAattgttaaaagaaaaataacatttctgaatatttttttaaaaaaaatctattaaacaataaaatagaggggttttccaagaaaaaaaacaataaaatagaggTAACTGAAGAAGATGTTATAaatttgtatgtatatttttaatcacCATGGACACAAGTAAGAAAAACCTCCAAAAACAATCTTAGAAAGTGTTGTCGTTCAATCAATCACTCTAGCCATGAATAGAACAATTGTTATCTTACCGATTTGCTCATTCCAACTTTGGTAAACATTTCTACGCGCTAACTCAGTTGTTAAGTATATCTTATTAACTAACAATGATGATTCGGAattttacttataatttatatataaatcaaattatgTGGTGGAGAATAGAGGACAACTATTGAATGCAATAGTCAAGGGAAGCAATTATCTTGTATATTTTAGATTCAAGGAAAATAAATACTACCTTTCATCATCATAAAAAGGAAGGATTCTGAAATTAAACAAGCAAAAGCAATCCGCGTGGGGCTAAGACCATATCTTATACTTTTCACAGCTTTACATAGAATTATTCTCTTATACGAATAACGAAGTGTTTAAATCGATATTCACCACTACCCTTTTCACCAAATTTATAACTTAGTAATACGGCAAACTGACCAATTGTTAACTTTTGAACTtacttattaaagatttttcagattgcttaggatttttatattatagttAGTGATaagatctttctttttttttggtcaaacttgtaaaaataaaactgaTAACACCAATGTATTTGTTCATCAACCATGAAAATTGTTTTATCCGATTATTTAATAGAGTAAAatctctgattaaaaaaaaaaaaacaacttttaaGCAAACAAGATTTAAACAAGAAACTGACAAAAGATTAGAAAACCCTAAATGCTAAGAAATTCCTTAAAAATGTTATACGTTGCTAGATAAACACACTCATCAAAACCAAACGCATGAATGAAAACCATAAACACACTTAGCAAAGGATACAGGACTTGCAAATTGCAACAGAAATCTCATTCAAGTCCAAAACTTTATAAGAAGAGTACAAAACACACCAAAAAGATAAAGAGTAATCAGATGCTGAATAATAAAACAGAGTAATCTTGCCAACAAACTCAGAAGCCATAATAAATCTAGTGTTTAAGCTGATGAAGCTGCTGCCTTGTTCCTTGGCTTGGCTTCGGTACCTAAGCAAGACAAAACATGAAAAGGTTCAATTACAAACATCATTTCTTACAGATTCAATCTAGTTTATTAATAACAAgaagaatataaaaaaataataatcagtGGTTGTGTATAGAGGGATTATATTACCTTCCCTGAAACCGGTCTTGAACCTGCGAGGCACATTGCGAAGATACCTCATCCTTCCAGTTCCGGTTGTCTTTCTACGGATTGCCTTCACACTCCAGTTGTCTAACAATGGATAAACACTAATCAGATTCCTCAAATCCAAAACATCATCTCGTTGTAGCAATAGAACAAACATAACGTGTAACCAAGGAATGAAGTCAACATAATATAGAATAAAGATTAGAGTTCTTGTATTTATATCTAACTATCATCACCAAGGAACAAAACCCTAAGACTATTATGCCAATCTGAAATGATGTTTACAGCAATAGAACATACATAAAAGTCTTATACGAGATGTCGATTACTGGATATGAAGTCATCTAATAGCATCAAGTTCTTGGACTTATATCTAATTAGCACTAATGAACGAAAGGGATAGATGAAACTTGCAAAACACAACAACAGGCTCGTGTGcctaacaaaaaaatgaaatgaagaACGATCCATTTCTCAATCGAAATGGATCAAGAATAgctgtgagagagagagagagagaagcataCAGGTCCTCTTGCGAGCGGCGGGGTAAGCACAGGCGGAGCAACGGCTCTTCTGGATGTGGAAACTGCGACGGCCACATCTCACGCAGAGAGTGTGACTCTTGTTCCTCCTCTTTCCGAAACTCCCCGTTCCCTTCGTCTGCAATCctcaaacacaaaccaaaatcaGCGATTGATATCAACGATACGAAACATAGATGacagggagagagagagagagagggaatcGTAGATCACCATTGCAGCGGATGCGAGTTACAAAACCACTTGAGGTCGGTCTCGGAGAAGTGACGGAACTAGGTCACCAAAAACTGTATATAAACCTAGGGTTTTCCATCTTAGGGTTTTGATCCCATTAAGGTTTTACTCGGATCACAAAAACACACAAGATTTGTTTCGTGCAGGCCCATTAAGGTTTTGTCGGATCATAAAggctcatatgtttttttgctGGGCTTTTTccgaaaacaatttttttttttggaaacaaaattttcggattaacaaaattcaaaaccaaATTGATTTTAGAAAGACtagtcagtttttttttttctctcgaaATTGTAAAagcattttatatatattttagacgCGGTACCGAAAATAATGGTCGAATTGAACTTCGTTTACTCCAGCTAAGATATTCTTATAAAAACGGTCAATTACCCCAGTTTGGAAAAATAAATTGCATTTGGTTCAAATACGCATTTGTTAATTGCAGTATCAGATCTATCAACCAGTGAATAAAacttttaaagaaaaactattgtttcataTCAATTTTTTAGCGATTTCAAAACAACTAATCTTATACGAAATCAAAATGTATGTATAATCATAATAACATAGTGAAAGATTAGTTTATTCtcaagtttttaaattttgttatatgtaattatataatctagaaaatatttaattagtagTTACTAGATCTCTCCCACTTGTTTTAGAAAGATACTATTTTCCAATCAATTAATACAATAgcatcttttattttaaagaaagaaaagacaATTTTTCAacgaaaatttatttatttttgatcaaatcagtagtaaaaataaacaaaattgacTGACAActaaaaacataacaaataatttttattctaaaagGTGTGATTACTTTCGGTCATGTTTAGGTGATTGTAACTTTTGTTGAGTTCAACAGTGACGCTAGTTGATACATTACGGCTGCACCAATGGCCTCCATCTCCGCATTTCTCTTCTGCGGTGTTCTTTTTCTCAGAAGCTTTGGTTAGAAATATTAATCAGCTGAGAAAACCCAATTAGTGGCAATGACTACCTTATTCGGTTTATCGTATTTTTCCTAGATTGTATATGTTATGTTAGTTTTTTTATACAATATCAAATATATGGCAAGTCCATTTTCATTTAGCTTTATGTAAAACTGTTAATCTATGCATTCGGTAATTAAGAGAAAGATTAATGGTTGAAATTCATTATGAATATTTAGTTTgggttttctcattttttttaatattatatattatatttaatcaaCCCGATAAATCGGGCAATCAGATCCGGTTGCAAACCCGCTTTGAACAAAATATCCTAAATCAGACTATTACAAACTATCTTCACCCGCCCACTAAACCCGGCACATTCCGATAGCTAGGTTTTTCGAAATCCTTCGGAAACCGGTTGCCGTTCCCGACCATTGACGATAAACCACGGGAACGTGAGGTTCTCCTTGTTTCCTCGGATGCCGGGAATTCCCAAGTCGTCTCTGGCGTAGCTAGCTCCCGATGAACTCCACTAGCTTATAACCATCACTGTCCATCAAGCGCAAGACGAGCAATAGAAGGGAGTTCCAAATACTTACCACGTAACCTTGTTCCACCAAAGTCGGGTTTGTAAAAACGCCACACAGCGCCTGAAACACCACTCTAAACGAGCAAGCACTGGCTACTGCCGCCACTGAACCACTATTCTAAAACACCGGGCTGAGAAGGAAGCAACATCAAACCACAAGCTTCATAACCAGATACTAACCGGCAAAACCAAACTCCGGTACATAGAACCTGTACTAGTCTTCTCTGCGCTTCAAGAGAAACCCACGATGGGGACGAAGGAAACCCGAAGCAGGCCTGAAACAAGCTTCAACTGAAAAGCCAAAGCAACTCATAATCGATGAAATGGGGGCAGTTGAGCAAGGGAAGAGCAGCCATGAGAAAGAGGAGAGCAAAACCATAGACGACAGGCTCCGGACTGCAAACCGCAACTGCGCACGCCAAGACCACAGACGTGAAGCCACCACACAGCCACCTCACCTCTATGCACGCGCCGGCAACAACTACAACCACCTTCCCTGAGCAAGAGACAATCCCACTACCAATCGACAAGACGCCAAGCCGACATGAGAGGGAAGCTCTGAACTCCTCTCCACTACGAAGAACAATCTTCGAAACCACGAAGCCACCACGATGAGCATGGGGAGAGAGTCCACCGCACCACCACACGCTTCCAACGCGAGAACTCCTAGGAGATCCACAAATTAAAATCGGGAATCTCCGGAACCAAACCCTAAACGCCGACTTCGCTTGATCCCTACCCTCACCGCCTCACGGGAACTCCAGATCGAAGCTTACCAACCACGGATCCAACCTCCTCGGAGCAGATTAGAGACCCCGCGGCGGAGCGTCTACCAGAGCACCATGTATCTCGACGGGTTGGCGAAAGAGGGAGAGGAGAAGAGCAAGTCTCCGACGACCACGCGCCCGGCTGACGGCCCTCGGAGTAGAACAAAGAAAATAGCGTAGAGGTTCTGGTTtttggagagagagaaaattaCTTAGGTTGTTTACTTCGAGAATGTGGGACAGAACCTTGAAACTCGGGGTTTTCTCATATTCATTCATACAAACATTAACCATGTATACTGTTAGTCATTGACAGAAAGgttttgaaaatatatgaaatcataaacattttaaaaaaattttatgtaatttgaaagcatacaacttattatgtatattaacttttcaaaatttggattatagataaatatttctTTGATCTATGCCCAAAATCACCAAAGGGTCTTTTACAAGATAAACTGTATCTTTTACTCCCTTTTTGTGTCACTACTGTATGTTTCACTTGTCACGAATTTCCATTcgaataactaaataaaaaaattgtagcaGCACATTATGATAAAGTTGAAAGTGTATGATAAATTGATaattgttatgaaataacttataatttatagtatcgagaaatttaaataagagtagaatttaatacccgtagaaagcaaataacactagtataagggagagagtttattataagaaggaagaagaaaatgtaatgattctttgattataaactcttgttcttgtttttggtgtacaaaagagtgagatgagtgatggtatttatagtgaacaacaatatataaaataacaaaaatagtgcttaatttggtaaatgagtgggtgatcatagtgcttgatgagtagatgatcatagtgcttgagttggtaaagaagtggaggatcatttcaaagtttatcttataacactcccccttgatcatccatcttgtattacgtaatgcctcgttaaaaacctagtcatggaaaactcaatgggaaaaaccgtagtaaaagtaaaaagagtacaactacgtaaactccccctcgaatgagt
The window above is part of the Brassica napus cultivar Da-Ae chromosome C3, Da-Ae, whole genome shotgun sequence genome. Proteins encoded here:
- the LOC106428564 gene encoding 60S ribosomal protein L37-2, translated to MTKGTGSFGKRRNKSHTLCVRCGRRSFHIQKSRCSACAYPAARKRTYNWSVKAIRRKTTGTGRMRYLRNVPRRFKTGFREGTEAKPRNKAAASSA
- the LOC106428614 gene encoding proline-rich receptor-like protein kinase PERK15, with amino-acid sequence MSSNNTIPSAANPPDPVFPFTQPANTTTSSPSPPSPIEPSSTPPFPAARASDRGLAPGVLAGLITGAVLGATFVLIGVCVFVCFYKRKKRKLQRRRDAEAAINGDSPLPSLSDPKLDNRNNLQQWNQSTTSSDNVFTYQDLAKATDNFSSTNLIGQGGFGYVHKGVLTDGTEVAIKQLKAGSGQGEREFQAEIQTISRVHHRHLVSLLGYCITGSQRLLVYEFVPNKTLEFHLHEKGRPVMEWGKRMKIALGAAKGLSYLHEDCNPKTIHRDVKAANILIDDSYEAKLADFGLARSSLDTDTHVSTRIMGTFGYLAPEYASSGKLTDKSDVFSFGVVLLELITGRRPVDKSQPFVDDDSIVDWAKPLMIQALNDSNFDGLVDPRLEGNFDISEMTRVVACAAASVRHSAKRRPKMSQIVRAFEGNLSLDDLTEGVTPGHSTIYSLDGSSDYSSTQYKEDLKKFKKMALESQTFGSSECSGLTTSDNGQNPSGSSSITEGLRTTQEIEPEKKTDRTIS